Below is a window of Calditrichota bacterium DNA.
CATCATCAGGATTGTGCCAATAACGATTGCCACGTATCGAGCTGTGACCAAGGTGGTCAGGTTTTGCTGAAAACTGGGCTGGCCTACACTTTGTACGCCTGTTTCACGAATTGTGACAACGAAGACTGCACTATATGCAATCAAGCTTGCAAACTTCGCGCGACACTTCGTTATCATGACGCAAGCTGTAACTAATTGCGCATGTTTTGCTTGCTTGCTATATTAGCCACCCTTGTCCATTCTGTATTTGCAGCAACTGTTCGTGTGCCGCAGGACTTTCAGTCAATTCAGGCTGCTCTTGAAAATATTGTCCCGAATGATACTGTTCTCGTTGCACCCGGGTCTTATGAGGAAACTGTTGTATCCCCAAGTATGCCCTTCGCCCTCATCGGTGAAATCGCCGGTGACTCGTCCGACATTCTGCGCCCAGTAATCAACCCCTCCTTATTGCCTAATGCAAACACACTGAGCTGTTTTCATTTGAATGGTTCCCATGTGATTGTCGAGAACTTCACGTTCAAGAACGGCCCCGAGATGTTTCCGCACACGCCGCCCGATCAAGGCGGCGTTGTCGTTTCGGGAGATTCGTGTGTTTTGCGAAACTGCCTGTTCGACTCGGCTTCAACTGGACTTTTTTCTTCTTCCTCAGTTTCATTATTCCTTGATGAGTGTGAATTTACAGATTGCGTTACTCTTTCCGTTTCTACTGCGTTCGCCCAACTCGTTTCAAGAGCTTGCCGCTTCGACTCTCGCGGAGTCTCAAGTGGACCAAGTTCTGAGTTCTTCGAGTGCGTTTTTGACAGCATTTCGACAAGCTTCGCTCTTCACATATCTGACCACGCACATATCGAAAACTCCATCTTCCGCCATCATGATGCGATTGGATTGTCCACAATTGAAGGACCCAATGTGAGCGGCGAAATCGTTGGATGCACTTTCATGGAATGTAATCCCTCTTTGTTTGCATTAGGATTTATCAGAGATTGCAGCGCGGATCTATTGATCGAGGACAACCTATTCTTGGACATCGCTCCGCACGCACAAGCAGGAGGAACCATAAGCTACGGCTGCACCGAAAATATTGCGGGGAGTATGGTAACACTGCGGGGCAACACGTTCACGCATTGTGGTGGCAACAACGGCGGCAAGTGCTTTCGCACAGGCAATGATACTGCGAGTATGGTTTTTGAGCACAACCGTTTCATC
It encodes the following:
- a CDS encoding right-handed parallel beta-helix repeat-containing protein, producing the protein MPFALIGEIAGDSSDILRPVINPSLLPNANTLSCFHLNGSHVIVENFTFKNGPEMFPHTPPDQGGVVVSGDSCVLRNCLFDSASTGLFSSSSVSLFLDECEFTDCVTLSVSTAFAQLVSRACRFDSRGVSSGPSSEFFECVFDSISTSFALHISDHAHIENSIFRHHDAIGLSTIEGPNVSGEIVGCTFMECNPSLFALGFIRDCSADLLIEDNLFLDIAPHAQAGGTISYGCTENIAGSMVTLRGNTFTHCGGNNGGKCFRTGNDTASMVFEHNRFIDNFGSGSAVSLNSQGSVFRQNVFINNGYALASVYSCDARLNYWGDSTGPHNMIHNPDGHGDEVSNSVVFDSWYIDTLFFVDAVRFPNEFPLDFSFSVYPNPFNGTTRIALNAPNAFFASIELINILGRRVKAIYHGPVIGYQEFSLNAENFPSGIYFVSIHDVVQRFALSTQKVTLLR